The following proteins come from a genomic window of Companilactobacillus pabuli:
- a CDS encoding CopY/TcrY family copper transport repressor: MDTVAKKEQKKVEISSAEWQIMRIVWTLKHVTSSEIINLMQKKQTWSDSTIKTLITRLTKKEFLSRKKEQGRYIYSSTVAEQDTMNEYANSLFNDFCAHKAGSVLNELIDSLEISQADIAKLEKTLKEKEKTAPEHVHCDCLPDGCDDMC; encoded by the coding sequence ATGGATACTGTTGCAAAAAAAGAACAGAAGAAAGTTGAAATTTCTTCAGCCGAATGGCAAATCATGCGCATTGTCTGGACTTTGAAACATGTGACTAGTTCGGAAATCATCAATTTGATGCAAAAGAAACAGACTTGGTCTGATTCTACAATCAAAACTTTAATTACACGGTTGACTAAAAAGGAATTTCTTAGTCGTAAAAAAGAACAGGGCCGCTATATTTATTCTTCAACAGTGGCTGAACAAGATACGATGAATGAATATGCCAATAGTTTATTCAATGATTTTTGTGCCCATAAGGCAGGATCAGTTTTGAATGAATTGATTGATTCTTTGGAAATCAGTCAGGCAGACATTGCCAAACTGGAAAAAACTTTAAAAGAAAAAGAAAAAACTGCTCCAGAACACGTGCACTGCGATTGTTTGCCAGACGGTTGCGATGATATGTGCTAA
- a CDS encoding DUF1129 family protein: protein MSEDLREKNKQASEKQKVASAKNERKEEIKAEIYNASADDLRKKLSNKNAEYIFKLNKYLMEDGFKEDEAKEAIDKLLPEIVDNQIKGIPANQLYGPVTQRAKDIVHPTKKPKVTPFWASWIDTSLLFFALFGVLYGIVALTTKKPDPNNQTGIITLIVLSAMWGALLTWFNNQMKRPKSERPGWGITIGYLVVGLAFMFIFLAAMTAVPTSINPALNAIGYFIAAVVAYGVRFFFRRTMGIHDRSFV from the coding sequence ATGTCAGAGGATTTAAGAGAAAAGAATAAGCAAGCTTCTGAAAAGCAAAAAGTTGCTTCAGCTAAGAATGAAAGAAAAGAAGAAATTAAAGCGGAAATCTATAATGCTAGTGCAGATGATTTGCGTAAAAAATTGAGTAATAAAAATGCTGAATATATTTTTAAACTCAATAAATATTTGATGGAAGATGGTTTCAAAGAAGACGAAGCTAAAGAAGCTATCGATAAATTGCTTCCAGAAATCGTTGATAATCAAATCAAAGGGATTCCAGCTAACCAACTTTATGGTCCAGTAACTCAAAGAGCTAAAGATATTGTTCATCCAACTAAGAAGCCTAAAGTGACACCATTCTGGGCTTCATGGATCGACACATCATTATTATTCTTTGCTCTATTTGGCGTTTTGTACGGAATCGTTGCTTTGACAACAAAGAAACCTGATCCAAATAATCAAACAGGTATCATTACTTTGATTGTCTTATCTGCTATGTGGGGTGCATTGTTAACATGGTTCAACAACCAAATGAAACGTCCTAAGTCAGAACGTCCCGGTTGGGGAATTACGATTGGATATTTGGTCGTTGGTTTAGCCTTCATGTTTATTTTCTTGGCAGCCATGACTGCTGTACCTACATCAATTAACCCAGCTCTTAATGCAATTGGATACTTCATTGCTGCAGTAGTAGCTTACGGAGTTCGTTTCTTCTTCCGTCGCACTATGGGTATTCATGATCGTTCATTCGTATAA
- a CDS encoding ParA family protein — MARKISVANQKGGVGKTTTTINLGACLTDLGQRVLIVDTDPQGNATSGLGIKKANVEKDVYDVLVNEYPLKKTIIHTKHPKLDIVPATIQLAGAEMELTTMMARETRLRAGIEEVDNDYDIILIDCPPSLGQLSTNAFTASDSIIIPVQSEYYALEGLSQLLNTIRLVQKHFNTNLAIEGVLITMLDARTNLGAQVVDEVKSYFGDSVYKSIVPRNTRLAEAPSYGLPIVDFDDKSRGAKAYRELAEEVLKRNGIKQK; from the coding sequence ATGGCACGAAAAATATCTGTTGCAAATCAAAAAGGTGGTGTTGGGAAAACTACTACCACCATTAATTTGGGAGCATGTTTAACCGATTTGGGTCAAAGAGTATTGATTGTTGATACTGACCCTCAAGGTAATGCTACCAGCGGTTTAGGTATTAAAAAGGCTAACGTTGAAAAAGATGTCTATGATGTTTTAGTAAACGAATATCCGTTGAAAAAGACGATTATTCATACTAAGCATCCAAAGCTAGATATCGTTCCAGCAACGATCCAACTAGCCGGTGCAGAAATGGAATTGACGACAATGATGGCTCGTGAAACACGTTTACGTGCGGGAATCGAAGAAGTCGACAATGATTACGATATTATTTTGATCGATTGTCCACCTTCATTAGGTCAACTATCTACTAATGCCTTTACGGCGAGCGATTCAATTATTATTCCAGTTCAAAGTGAGTATTATGCATTGGAAGGATTGAGTCAATTGCTAAATACCATTCGTTTGGTTCAAAAACATTTCAATACTAACTTAGCCATTGAAGGCGTCTTGATCACAATGTTAGATGCCAGAACTAATTTAGGTGCTCAAGTAGTTGATGAAGTGAAATCATACTTTGGAGATTCAGTTTACAAATCAATCGTTCCTAGAAACACACGGCTAGCGGAAGCACCTAGTTACGGTTTACCAATCGTCGACTTTGACGACAAGTCAAGAGGTGCTAAAGCTTATCGTGAACTTGCCGAGGAGGTGTTAAAGCGTAATGGCATCAAGCAAAAATAA
- a CDS encoding EAL domain-containing protein: MPTKYSFFVQPQVNKSTDTLVGYEVLLRKEDNGNWHLPEDFTELSIEKQVCLVEKTAHILAKQNNKHRSLSFNLNKEQANDPLTLGAIIALKKRIDPVSLTIEFTDAMPLVKVKEYSLILHQYDIALVIDDVGTGSNTFDNIKHSLPYVDRIKFAMQNLRMSGNADKIPEYLSFWVRQARKYCLDMVLEGVEDHTDQILAKKYGIEIQQGYLYGKPSMP, from the coding sequence ATGCCTACGAAGTATAGTTTTTTTGTTCAACCACAAGTTAATAAGAGTACAGATACCCTTGTTGGATATGAAGTCCTTTTACGTAAAGAAGACAATGGCAATTGGCATTTACCAGAAGATTTCACAGAACTTTCAATTGAAAAACAAGTCTGCTTAGTTGAGAAGACTGCACATATTTTAGCTAAACAAAACAATAAGCACAGATCCTTATCATTTAATTTGAATAAGGAACAAGCTAATGATCCACTTACTCTGGGAGCAATTATTGCTTTAAAAAAGCGAATCGACCCAGTTTCTTTAACGATTGAATTCACTGATGCTATGCCATTAGTCAAGGTAAAAGAATACAGCTTGATATTGCATCAATATGATATTGCTTTAGTCATTGACGATGTCGGAACGGGCTCTAATACTTTTGATAATATTAAACATTCATTGCCCTACGTCGATCGAATTAAGTTTGCGATGCAAAATCTTCGCATGAGTGGTAATGCTGACAAAATTCCTGAATACCTATCTTTTTGGGTCCGTCAAGCTAGAAAGTACTGTTTAGATATGGTATTAGAAGGCGTAGAGGACCACACAGACCAAATTCTCGCTAAAAAATACGGCATTGAGATTCAACAAGGTTACCTTTATGGCAAGCCTTCAATGCCTTAA
- the trxB gene encoding thioredoxin-disulfide reductase, translating to MSQNYDVIVIGAGPSGMTAALYASRANLKVAMLDRGIYGGQMNNTAEIENYPGFENVLGPDLSEKMYKSSQQFGVEFLYGDVEKLEVDGEGLKHLYTDNGELTAMAVIIATGSQPRKLGITGEEEFSGRGVSYCAVCDGAFYKNKNVTVVGGGNSAIEEGLYLANVTDDVNVVHRRDQLRAEKLLQNRAFKNDKMNFTWNSQVTEIVGDDRKVTGVKVHNKETNEDRIVPTEGVFIYVGTEPMTKAFRNLGITDEKGWIKTDEDMKTNIAGVYAVGDVRQKHLRQITTAVGDGGIAAQEAFNYLESLKDVATD from the coding sequence ATGTCTCAAAATTATGATGTCATCGTAATCGGTGCTGGTCCTAGTGGAATGACTGCTGCTTTATATGCTTCAAGAGCCAATTTAAAAGTAGCAATGCTTGATCGGGGGATTTATGGTGGTCAGATGAACAATACGGCCGAGATTGAAAATTATCCTGGCTTTGAAAATGTTTTAGGACCAGATTTGTCAGAAAAAATGTATAAGAGTTCGCAACAATTTGGAGTTGAATTTTTGTACGGAGATGTAGAAAAACTAGAAGTTGACGGTGAGGGTCTTAAACATCTTTATACAGACAATGGTGAATTAACGGCGATGGCAGTTATTATTGCGACCGGTTCACAACCTAGAAAACTAGGTATTACTGGTGAAGAAGAATTTAGTGGTCGAGGCGTTTCCTACTGTGCAGTCTGTGATGGAGCTTTTTACAAGAATAAAAATGTAACAGTTGTCGGTGGTGGAAATTCTGCTATTGAAGAAGGCTTATATTTGGCTAATGTAACTGATGACGTCAATGTAGTTCATCGTCGTGATCAATTACGAGCTGAGAAGTTATTGCAAAATAGGGCTTTTAAAAATGATAAGATGAACTTTACTTGGAACAGTCAAGTTACTGAAATTGTCGGTGATGATAGAAAAGTTACCGGGGTGAAGGTTCACAATAAAGAAACCAATGAAGACAGAATTGTCCCAACTGAGGGAGTATTCATTTATGTCGGAACAGAACCAATGACGAAAGCCTTTAGAAATTTGGGTATCACTGATGAAAAAGGTTGGATTAAAACTGATGAGGATATGAAAACTAATATCGCTGGAGTTTACGCCGTTGGAGATGTAAGACAAAAACATTTGCGTCAAATTACTACTGCTGTAGGTGATGGTGGAATTGCAGCTCAAGAAGCATTCAACTATTTGGAAAGTTTAAAAGACGTAGCTACAGATTAA
- a CDS encoding GNAT family N-acetyltransferase → MITVKHTNELTPKELIDILKERVKVFVVEQNCPYQEVDDDDYDDLHVCLIEDGQLKAYTRIIDKGDHITFGRVLVVKEFRKNGLGEKIVAATIDEIKQRFPKQPIQIQAQAYLQKFYEQFGFKAISDVYLEDNIPHLDMLLNF, encoded by the coding sequence ATGATTACCGTCAAGCATACTAATGAATTAACACCAAAAGAATTGATTGATATTTTGAAAGAACGTGTCAAAGTTTTCGTTGTTGAACAAAATTGTCCTTATCAAGAAGTCGACGATGATGATTATGACGACTTACACGTTTGTCTGATTGAAGATGGGCAATTAAAGGCTTATACGAGAATTATTGATAAAGGCGATCACATTACTTTTGGACGTGTTCTAGTTGTCAAAGAATTTCGTAAAAATGGCTTGGGAGAAAAAATCGTTGCGGCAACAATTGATGAGATCAAACAAAGATTCCCTAAACAACCAATTCAAATTCAAGCTCAAGCTTATCTACAAAAATTTTATGAACAATTCGGTTTTAAAGCAATTTCTGATGTGTATTTAGAAGACAACATCCCTCACTTAGATATGCTTCTTAATTTTTAA
- a CDS encoding response regulator transcription factor: MKILVVDDDKEIVELLSIYIKNEGYEPIAANSGQEALDQLAAHSDIALMVLDIMMPGIDGIEVVKRVRKDSQIPIIIVSAKTTDMDKIQGLITGADDYVTKPFNPLEIMARIRSLLRRSNQQATKNVPDKLEVGPITIYKDSHEVVTDSGQKVQLTALEFGVLYLLASHPNRVFSADEIFERVWKQESVVSAKTVMVHVSHLRDKLEEATNGEKVIETVWGVGYKVEV, encoded by the coding sequence ATGAAAATCTTAGTGGTTGATGATGATAAAGAAATTGTAGAGCTACTCAGCATTTATATTAAAAATGAAGGTTATGAACCTATTGCAGCTAATTCTGGACAAGAAGCTTTGGACCAATTGGCAGCACACAGTGACATTGCCTTGATGGTTCTGGATATTATGATGCCTGGTATTGATGGAATTGAAGTCGTTAAGCGAGTTCGGAAAGATTCGCAAATTCCGATTATTATTGTTTCAGCAAAAACGACCGATATGGATAAGATACAAGGTCTTATTACTGGTGCGGACGATTATGTCACGAAACCATTCAATCCTTTGGAAATTATGGCTAGAATTCGTTCATTATTGCGTCGTAGCAATCAACAAGCAACCAAAAATGTACCTGATAAACTAGAAGTTGGACCAATTACCATTTATAAGGATTCGCATGAAGTCGTTACAGATTCTGGACAAAAAGTTCAATTAACGGCTCTAGAGTTTGGGGTACTTTACTTATTAGCAAGTCACCCTAATCGAGTCTTTTCTGCCGATGAAATTTTTGAACGTGTTTGGAAACAAGAAAGCGTTGTTTCTGCCAAAACAGTTATGGTTCACGTCAGTCACTTGCGGGACAAACTAGAAGAAGCTACAAATGGTGAAAAAGTTATCGAAACCGTTTGGGGCGTCGGCTATAAAGTGGAGGTTTGA
- the ychF gene encoding redox-regulated ATPase YchF, with amino-acid sequence MALTAGIVGLPNVGKSTLFNAITKAGAEMANYPFATIDPNVGMVEVPDSRLARIDSLIPAKKVIHTTFEFTDIAGIVKGASKGEGLGNKFLENIRQVDAIVHVVRAFDDDDITSVTGKVDPLDDIETINLELSIADLDSINKRYTRVEKAAKSAKDKEAQAELSVLEKIKPVLEEGGAVRSIDFDEDEQKIVKGLFLLTSKPVLYVANIAEEDMADPESSKYYKVVEDYAKKDNAQVIGVSARTEEEIAELDDDERKEFLEAEGVTESGLDKLIKASYKLLGLRTFFTAGGKETRAWTFHEGMKAPQVAGIIHSDFERGFIRAEVMSFSDLDELGSEKAVKEAGKLRVEGKDYEVQDGDIIEFRFNV; translated from the coding sequence ATGGCTCTAACTGCCGGAATTGTCGGACTACCAAACGTTGGTAAGTCAACTTTATTTAATGCTATTACAAAAGCTGGTGCGGAGATGGCTAACTATCCTTTCGCCACAATCGACCCTAACGTGGGTATGGTTGAAGTGCCAGATAGCCGTCTAGCAAGAATCGATTCATTGATTCCCGCTAAAAAAGTTATTCATACTACTTTTGAATTTACTGATATCGCTGGTATCGTTAAAGGTGCTAGTAAGGGTGAAGGACTTGGTAACAAGTTCTTGGAAAATATCAGACAAGTTGACGCCATTGTTCATGTCGTTCGTGCGTTCGATGATGACGATATCACAAGTGTTACTGGTAAAGTTGACCCACTAGATGATATTGAAACTATTAATTTGGAATTAAGTATTGCTGATCTTGACAGTATAAACAAGCGTTACACTCGTGTTGAAAAAGCTGCTAAGAGTGCCAAGGATAAAGAAGCTCAAGCTGAGTTGTCAGTTCTTGAAAAGATCAAGCCAGTTCTTGAAGAAGGTGGCGCTGTTAGATCAATCGACTTTGACGAAGATGAACAAAAAATCGTTAAGGGATTATTCTTACTAACTTCAAAACCTGTTTTGTACGTAGCTAACATCGCTGAAGAAGATATGGCTGATCCTGAAAGTTCTAAGTATTACAAAGTCGTTGAAGATTACGCTAAGAAAGACAACGCTCAAGTAATCGGAGTTTCAGCTAGAACTGAAGAAGAAATTGCCGAATTAGATGACGATGAAAGAAAAGAATTCCTTGAAGCTGAAGGTGTTACAGAGTCAGGTCTTGATAAGCTTATCAAAGCTAGTTACAAGCTATTAGGACTTAGAACTTTCTTCACTGCTGGTGGTAAAGAAACTCGTGCTTGGACTTTCCACGAAGGTATGAAAGCACCACAAGTTGCCGGAATTATTCACTCTGATTTTGAACGTGGATTTATCCGTGCTGAAGTTATGTCATTTAGTGATTTGGATGAATTAGGTAGTGAAAAAGCCGTCAAGGAAGCCGGCAAATTACGTGTTGAAGGTAAGGATTACGAAGTTCAAGATGGAGACATCATCGAATTCCGCTTTAACGTCTAA
- a CDS encoding ArsR/SmtB family transcription factor, with product MNQAADEYKNSLYSELSKIGKGLSSDKRLEILDLLSQSPKTVESLARQSGMSIANTSRHLKTLRDANLVINIKKGNFVVYQLASKQVEQLFYLLRDVGESQLLAMKQIQQSFDITEQVKTLDLSTAIKLLSRDDVQLLDVRPEDEFQAGHIKGAINIPMDQLSEQVEKIDPKKDVIVYCRGHLCALTNQATRLLNEQGRHAYSLNESYYDWREFVAQQ from the coding sequence ATGAATCAAGCAGCAGATGAATATAAGAACAGTCTTTATTCTGAATTGAGCAAGATAGGTAAAGGCTTGTCGAGTGATAAGCGATTAGAGATTTTAGATTTGTTGTCGCAGAGTCCCAAAACCGTAGAATCATTGGCTAGACAGTCAGGTATGAGCATCGCTAATACATCTAGGCATTTGAAAACGTTGCGTGATGCTAATTTAGTTATCAATATTAAAAAGGGTAACTTTGTAGTTTACCAGTTAGCCTCTAAACAAGTAGAACAACTATTTTATCTATTGCGTGATGTTGGTGAAAGTCAGTTATTAGCTATGAAACAGATTCAACAAAGCTTCGACATTACAGAACAAGTTAAGACTTTAGATTTATCAACAGCTATCAAGTTGTTGAGTCGAGATGACGTGCAGTTATTGGATGTTAGACCAGAAGACGAGTTTCAAGCGGGACATATTAAAGGGGCTATCAACATTCCAATGGATCAATTGTCAGAACAAGTTGAAAAAATAGATCCAAAAAAAGATGTGATCGTCTATTGCCGTGGTCACTTGTGTGCTTTGACGAATCAGGCTACTAGATTATTAAATGAGCAAGGTCGTCACGCTTATAGTTTAAATGAAAGTTATTACGATTGGCGCGAGTTTGTCGCTCAACAATAA
- a CDS encoding sensor histidine kinase: protein MNKRIKLNAKEKGVLLFEGIGTFLLFQIINAIIIGSLGKNNFVLNLQNNWSLLTNKLWAIIVVLIMEIALTAAIVLSTFHKMELEQIKQILHKAAIDDQTKQVQTKVNPSLQGIIESFNLLILNMDQHAEEQRQSEKSKDELISNVSHDIRTPLTSVIGYLGLIEGKNFNDLNQILKYTHIAYKKSLEMQNLVNSLFEFANVQHATSRLKMTKFDMAQMLDQLSADFELEANKRGMEIIVNSTPDKIMMQGDTEKLGRVFNNLIMNALKYGKGATHIWLNAEQKEQEVVVTVANNGQPIPKDSLKHVFDRFYRVEDSRSKKTGGTGLGLAIAQSMVQLHGGTIAVTSDKEKTAFVSHFPISKSKD from the coding sequence TTGAATAAACGAATCAAACTGAATGCAAAAGAAAAAGGTGTCCTCCTTTTTGAAGGAATAGGCACCTTTCTTTTATTTCAGATAATAAATGCAATCATAATTGGTAGTCTTGGTAAAAATAATTTCGTACTGAATTTACAAAATAATTGGTCATTGTTGACGAATAAACTTTGGGCCATTATCGTAGTTTTAATTATGGAAATAGCTTTGACTGCAGCTATTGTTTTGAGTACTTTCCATAAGATGGAGCTTGAACAAATCAAACAAATTTTGCACAAAGCGGCTATTGATGACCAGACTAAACAAGTCCAAACAAAGGTTAATCCTAGTTTACAAGGTATTATTGAGAGCTTTAATTTATTGATTTTAAATATGGATCAACATGCTGAAGAACAACGTCAATCTGAAAAGAGTAAAGATGAATTGATCAGTAATGTCAGTCACGATATTAGAACGCCATTGACTTCGGTAATTGGTTATTTGGGATTGATTGAAGGTAAGAATTTCAATGATCTGAATCAAATTTTAAAATACACGCATATTGCTTATAAAAAGTCGTTAGAGATGCAAAATCTTGTCAATTCACTCTTTGAATTTGCCAATGTTCAACATGCAACGAGTCGTTTGAAGATGACTAAATTCGATATGGCTCAAATGTTAGATCAGCTGTCAGCTGACTTTGAATTAGAAGCTAACAAACGAGGGATGGAAATTATCGTTAATTCCACGCCTGATAAAATCATGATGCAAGGTGATACCGAAAAATTAGGCCGAGTCTTTAATAATTTGATCATGAATGCTTTAAAGTACGGAAAAGGTGCGACACATATTTGGCTAAATGCTGAACAAAAAGAACAAGAAGTGGTCGTTACAGTTGCTAACAATGGCCAACCAATCCCTAAAGACTCTTTGAAACACGTTTTTGATCGTTTTTATCGAGTGGAAGATTCTCGTTCTAAGAAGACTGGTGGTACTGGACTCGGTTTAGCAATTGCTCAAAGCATGGTTCAACTACACGGTGGTACAATAGCAGTTACTTCCGATAAGGAAAAGACCGCATTCGTTAGTCATTTTCCAATTTCGAAATCGAAAGATTGA
- a CDS encoding ParB/RepB/Spo0J family partition protein, translated as MASSKNKKGLGRGIDAIFSEFEAIDENSETVVDLSIDDIRPNPYQPRKTFDQNALNELAHSIEQNGVFQPIIVRESVNGFEIIAGERRFRASKIAKKTTIPAIVRPLSESGMMEIAVLENLQREDLTPLEEADAYQTLITKLNLTQEQVSQRLGKSRPYIANYLRLLNLPEATKKLVQSGKLSMGQARTLLSLKDQDQIDRLAKRAVEEDLTVRQLEQLATESKHNSKKKKKAVQKSPFIRATEEKLVERFDTPVAVKETRSGHGKLEIDFSNTDDLNRILDILGIHLD; from the coding sequence ATGGCATCAAGCAAAAATAAAAAAGGCTTAGGAAGAGGAATTGATGCTATCTTTTCTGAATTCGAAGCTATTGATGAAAATAGTGAAACCGTCGTTGACCTTTCTATCGATGATATTCGTCCTAATCCATATCAACCTAGAAAAACTTTCGACCAAAATGCTTTAAACGAGTTAGCACACTCAATTGAACAAAACGGTGTCTTTCAACCAATTATCGTTCGTGAAAGTGTTAATGGTTTTGAAATCATTGCTGGGGAGAGACGTTTCCGTGCAAGTAAAATTGCTAAGAAGACTACTATTCCAGCTATCGTTCGTCCATTAAGCGAATCAGGGATGATGGAAATTGCTGTTTTGGAAAACCTTCAGCGTGAAGATTTAACGCCACTTGAAGAAGCAGACGCCTATCAAACTTTGATTACGAAATTGAATTTGACCCAAGAGCAAGTTTCTCAAAGATTAGGCAAGTCTCGTCCTTATATTGCCAACTACTTGCGACTATTGAATTTGCCCGAAGCTACTAAGAAATTAGTTCAAAGCGGTAAGTTATCAATGGGCCAAGCTAGAACTTTGTTGAGCTTAAAGGACCAAGACCAAATCGATCGTCTAGCTAAACGTGCTGTAGAAGAAGATTTGACTGTTCGTCAACTTGAACAATTGGCTACTGAATCTAAGCACAACAGCAAAAAGAAGAAGAAAGCTGTTCAAAAATCTCCTTTCATTAGAGCAACTGAAGAAAAATTAGTTGAAAGATTTGATACACCGGTTGCTGTGAAAGAGACTAGAAGCGGCCATGGAAAATTAGAAATTGATTTCTCGAATACGGATGATTTAAATCGTATTTTAGACATATTAGGAATCCATTTAGATTAG
- a CDS encoding DUF951 domain-containing protein: MFKLGDIITMKKPHACGENRWEVIRLGADIKVKCLGCGHIVMIPRAEFKKKFKKVLTQADQVKTENEEHYLKKSQLMPPNFIKRNEE, from the coding sequence ATGTTTAAACTTGGAGATATTATCACAATGAAAAAACCTCACGCTTGTGGGGAAAATCGCTGGGAAGTTATCCGTTTAGGTGCGGATATTAAAGTTAAATGCTTAGGCTGTGGTCACATCGTGATGATTCCACGGGCTGAATTCAAGAAGAAATTCAAGAAAGTTTTAACACAAGCTGACCAAGTGAAAACAGAAAATGAAGAACATTATTTGAAAAAATCTCAATTAATGCCACCAAACTTTATTAAAAGAAATGAGGAATAA
- the rsmG gene encoding 16S rRNA (guanine(527)-N(7))-methyltransferase RsmG yields the protein MKPEEFFESLAKQGIELSETQKDQFAIYFRELVETNKVMNLTSITDEDQVYLKHFYDSIELGFVDKKILSDELTLCDVGSGAGFPSLPLKIVNPKLKITIVDSLNKRIKFLDSLVNKLSLEDVNLVHGRAEEVGKNAQFREQFDVVTARAVAAMNVLTEFCLPLVKLGGQFVAMKSEKAPEEVKAAKFAIETLGGEIKQQTSVELPNDAGIRNFIFVGKVNKTPKKYPRKPGTPAKKPLVK from the coding sequence ATGAAACCGGAAGAATTTTTTGAATCCTTGGCAAAACAAGGGATTGAGTTAAGTGAAACTCAAAAAGATCAATTTGCAATTTACTTTAGGGAATTGGTTGAAACTAATAAAGTTATGAACTTAACTTCAATTACCGATGAAGATCAAGTTTATTTGAAACATTTTTACGATTCGATTGAATTAGGCTTCGTCGATAAAAAGATTTTGAGTGATGAATTAACACTTTGCGACGTTGGGTCAGGTGCAGGTTTTCCATCTTTGCCTTTGAAGATCGTTAATCCTAAACTTAAAATTACTATCGTTGATTCATTGAATAAGCGAATTAAATTTTTAGATAGTTTGGTTAATAAATTAAGTCTAGAAGATGTAAATTTAGTTCATGGTCGTGCTGAAGAAGTCGGCAAGAATGCTCAATTTAGGGAACAATTTGACGTTGTAACGGCTCGTGCAGTCGCTGCTATGAACGTTCTGACAGAATTTTGTTTACCACTAGTTAAGCTTGGTGGACAATTCGTCGCTATGAAGTCTGAAAAAGCTCCTGAAGAAGTCAAAGCAGCAAAATTTGCAATCGAGACTTTGGGTGGAGAAATCAAACAACAAACTTCAGTTGAATTACCAAATGATGCAGGAATCCGTAATTTTATTTTTGTAGGCAAAGTTAATAAAACACCGAAGAAATATCCAAGAAAACCAGGAACACCTGCTAAAAAACCACTTGTGAAATAA
- a CDS encoding DsbA family oxidoreductase, translating into MEIKYWSDIACPFCYIGSTRMKKALKEMNIYDETPLEFKSFQLDPTLPKTTKENMLDHFSKGHGMTKQQAKAQIEQISQMGASDGLKVDLLNAIPTNTEDAHRLIKLADSKNDEALTERVIDAFYQVYFSNGESIADHDVLTKAATEAGLDGQEVSSVLSDNKYLKEVRADEIEAQQLGIHAAPFFVINNKYGISGAQPYEVMLDALKKIETGAVK; encoded by the coding sequence ATGGAAATTAAATATTGGTCAGATATCGCATGCCCATTTTGTTACATCGGTTCAACGAGAATGAAAAAGGCTTTAAAAGAAATGAATATTTATGATGAAACACCCTTGGAATTCAAATCGTTTCAACTAGATCCAACTCTACCTAAAACTACTAAGGAAAATATGCTTGATCATTTTTCTAAGGGTCATGGGATGACAAAACAACAAGCTAAGGCACAAATTGAACAAATTTCGCAAATGGGTGCAAGTGATGGATTGAAGGTCGATTTGCTAAATGCTATTCCTACTAATACTGAAGATGCTCATCGATTGATCAAATTAGCTGATTCTAAAAATGATGAGGCGCTAACAGAAAGAGTAATCGATGCTTTTTACCAAGTTTACTTTAGTAATGGTGAATCTATTGCTGATCATGACGTGTTAACTAAAGCAGCTACTGAAGCTGGATTAGATGGACAAGAGGTTAGTTCAGTTTTAAGTGACAATAAATATCTAAAAGAAGTTCGTGCTGATGAAATAGAAGCTCAACAATTAGGCATTCATGCAGCACCATTCTTTGTTATTAACAACAAGTATGGCATCTCTGGAGCACAACCTTACGAAGTTATGCTTGATGCTTTAAAGAAAATTGAAACAGGAGCAGTGAAATAA